The Rhodoferax sediminis genome has a segment encoding these proteins:
- a CDS encoding TIGR03013 family XrtA/PEP-CTERM system glycosyltransferase codes for MGSLSMIKIFNCYFHKRTFFHILLDLGLVSFTVVVAILYQVAGVGNQPVVSILWTTAVLFALAILLINSSLGLYDRVHSRTVSQTSARGAIVLLLALPLSYGIFHLSPVKLQNGKVFMLVLLGGLIIMLMHRIYATHIGPRALIRQRVLIYGSGKGARLVGQTLKKSDPNVDLVGYYASPNEVVTEVSGWAVLPRDKSLTDVVQQARVDEIVVALTERRGGSMPMRELLDCKLQGVRVVDTATYFEMTLGQIRLDSVSAGWLIFGEGFDQGVMRTITKRLFDIVCASVLTVVASPILLVAAVLIRLESAGPILYRQERVGLNGRLFSVVKLRSMRTDAEKDGKPVWASATDSRVTRVGRWLRKVRIDELPQLFNVLRGDMSLVGPRPERPFFVDKLTQEIPYFAVRQSVKPGVTGWAQVRYHYGASVEDAVEKLQYDLYYVKNHSLFLDLVVLFETVGVVLMGKGAQ; via the coding sequence ATGGGGAGCTTGAGCATGATAAAAATTTTCAATTGTTATTTTCATAAACGTACGTTTTTCCACATCCTTCTCGACCTGGGTCTGGTGTCGTTTACCGTGGTGGTTGCCATCCTGTACCAAGTGGCTGGCGTGGGTAACCAGCCGGTCGTATCCATCCTGTGGACCACAGCGGTCTTGTTCGCGCTCGCGATCTTGCTGATCAATTCGAGCCTCGGACTGTACGATCGGGTGCATAGCCGCACGGTGAGCCAGACGAGCGCTCGCGGAGCGATTGTGCTGCTCCTGGCGCTGCCCCTGTCTTACGGCATTTTTCATCTCTCCCCGGTGAAGCTGCAAAACGGCAAGGTGTTCATGCTGGTTCTGTTGGGCGGGTTGATCATCATGCTGATGCACCGTATCTATGCGACGCATATCGGACCGCGTGCACTGATACGCCAGCGGGTACTGATTTACGGCTCGGGCAAGGGCGCCAGACTGGTCGGCCAGACCCTGAAAAAGTCGGACCCCAACGTCGATCTGGTGGGCTACTATGCCAGCCCCAACGAGGTTGTGACCGAAGTCTCGGGCTGGGCGGTTTTGCCGCGCGACAAATCATTGACCGATGTCGTGCAGCAGGCGCGGGTCGATGAGATCGTGGTGGCCCTGACCGAGCGCCGGGGTGGCAGCATGCCGATGCGCGAACTGCTTGACTGCAAGCTGCAGGGGGTGCGGGTGGTTGACACTGCCACCTACTTTGAAATGACACTGGGCCAGATCAGGCTCGATTCGGTATCTGCTGGATGGCTGATTTTTGGCGAAGGATTTGACCAGGGCGTGATGCGCACCATCACCAAACGCCTCTTTGACATCGTGTGTGCCTCTGTATTGACGGTGGTCGCCTCCCCGATCCTGCTGGTGGCCGCGGTTTTGATCAGACTCGAGAGCGCTGGTCCGATCTTGTATCGGCAGGAGCGCGTGGGGCTGAACGGGCGACTTTTTAGCGTGGTGAAACTTCGCAGCATGCGCACCGACGCCGAGAAAGACGGGAAGCCGGTATGGGCCTCGGCGACCGACAGTCGGGTCACACGGGTGGGCCGGTGGTTGCGCAAGGTCCGCATCGACGAGTTGCCGCAGCTCTTTAATGTTCTCAGGGGCGACATGAGTCTGGTCGGCCCCCGCCCGGAGCGGCCGTTTTTTGTGGACAAGCTGACTCAGGAGATACCGTATTTTGCGGTGCGCCAGAGCGTCAAGCCTGGCGTGACGGGATGGGCGCAGGTGCGCTACCACTATGGAGCCTCAGTTGAAGACGCGGTCGAAAAATTGCAGTACGACCTCTACTACGTTAAAAACCACTCCCTGTTTCTTGATCTCGTGGTGCTGTTTGAAACGGTGGGCGTGGTTCTGATGGGCAAGGGCGCCCAGTAG
- the prsK gene encoding XrtA/PEP-CTERM system histidine kinase PrsK — MDSDNLVLTAWSYGLVGLAYTGFALWLLQTGYLRSLRDWSKTTILAAITSSALWGWLGLAFLWTGMPALLFFSILADIARYGCWYAFLLILLGANGANGAGAIGKPASMRWMAPVAVAVVCFGLLALLLSTLHVSVFGQTSRWILFGEMVSPVFALVLLEQVFRNVTEDSRWNIKPLCLGLFSAFLFDLYVFSEAVLFNRLDTDALSIRGAVHTLVVPLLLLSMARRRDWISKIHMSPRAAFQTATLLMAGLYLTFISAVGYYIRYFGGDWGRALQLGLMFFALMVLLFLGLSGAMRAKLRVFLSKHFFRYRFDYREEWLKFTRTLSAQNSPQEMGQQVIRGLANMLESPAGGLWLRARGGSGFQQTARWNLAQTVEVEGVDSPLCQFMATSGWVINLEEYRSYSRRYGQLKLPTWLQELAHAWLVVPLMAGEQLIGFVVLASARTRVDVNWEVNDLLKTAGRQAASFLAQMQATEALLEVQKFDAFNRMSAFVVHDLKNIVTQLSLMMKNAKRLSHNPEFQQDMLTTVENSLDKMRQMMMQLREGATPPGTAVGVNLGAIIERIEAVAAGRGRKLELQLDGQVVTRGHEERLERVIGHVVQNALDATDANGRVWLTLERVSGQAKVVVKDTGAGMSQDFVRERLFKPFQTTKQSGMGIGAYESFQYVQELGGRIEVGSELGRGTTITILLPLFETRNESGLHLLETS; from the coding sequence ATGGACAGCGACAACCTCGTCCTGACCGCATGGAGCTATGGCCTGGTCGGGCTGGCTTACACGGGCTTTGCCCTGTGGCTGCTTCAGACCGGCTATTTGCGTTCGCTGCGCGACTGGTCCAAAACAACGATCCTGGCGGCGATCACGTCGAGCGCGCTGTGGGGCTGGTTGGGGCTGGCGTTCTTGTGGACGGGCATGCCAGCCTTGCTGTTTTTCAGCATTCTGGCGGACATTGCCAGGTACGGCTGCTGGTATGCATTTTTGTTGATTTTGCTGGGCGCAAACGGCGCCAATGGCGCCGGCGCGATCGGCAAACCAGCCAGCATGCGCTGGATGGCACCGGTTGCCGTGGCGGTGGTGTGCTTCGGGTTGCTGGCGCTGCTGCTCAGCACCTTGCATGTCAGCGTTTTTGGCCAGACCTCACGCTGGATCCTGTTTGGCGAGATGGTCTCGCCGGTGTTTGCGCTGGTCTTGCTGGAGCAGGTGTTCCGCAATGTGACGGAAGACTCGCGCTGGAATATCAAACCCTTGTGCCTGGGCTTGTTCAGCGCATTTTTGTTTGATTTGTATGTGTTCTCCGAAGCGGTTTTATTCAACCGCCTGGACACCGACGCCCTCAGTATTCGTGGCGCTGTGCATACCCTGGTCGTTCCGCTGCTGCTGCTGTCCATGGCGCGGCGCCGCGACTGGATTTCCAAAATCCATATGTCGCCCAGAGCGGCTTTCCAGACCGCCACGCTGCTGATGGCCGGCCTGTATCTGACATTCATTTCGGCGGTCGGTTACTACATCCGCTACTTCGGCGGCGATTGGGGGCGTGCGCTCCAGTTGGGCCTGATGTTTTTTGCACTGATGGTCCTGCTGTTTCTGGGCTTGTCGGGCGCGATGCGTGCCAAGCTGCGGGTATTTTTGAGCAAGCATTTTTTTCGCTATCGTTTTGACTACCGTGAGGAGTGGCTGAAATTTACGCGCACCCTGTCGGCCCAGAATTCGCCGCAGGAGATGGGCCAGCAGGTGATTCGGGGTCTGGCGAACATGCTGGAGAGTCCCGCTGGCGGTTTGTGGCTGAGAGCGCGTGGCGGTAGCGGGTTCCAGCAGACCGCGCGCTGGAACCTGGCACAGACGGTGGAAGTCGAGGGTGTCGACTCGCCGCTGTGCCAATTCATGGCGACCAGCGGCTGGGTGATCAACCTCGAAGAGTACCGCTCTTATTCTCGCCGTTATGGGCAATTGAAGCTGCCGACCTGGCTGCAGGAGCTGGCGCATGCATGGCTGGTCGTGCCGTTGATGGCGGGCGAGCAGCTGATTGGTTTTGTGGTGCTGGCCAGCGCGCGCACGCGCGTGGACGTGAACTGGGAAGTCAATGATCTGCTGAAAACAGCAGGTCGGCAGGCGGCCAGCTTCCTGGCGCAGATGCAGGCGACCGAAGCGCTGCTGGAGGTGCAGAAATTTGACGCCTTCAACCGCATGTCGGCTTTTGTGGTGCACGATCTGAAAAATATCGTGACGCAGCTCTCGTTGATGATGAAGAATGCCAAACGATTGAGTCATAACCCCGAGTTCCAGCAGGACATGTTGACGACGGTCGAGAACTCACTGGACAAGATGCGGCAGATGATGATGCAGTTGCGCGAAGGAGCGACCCCGCCCGGGACTGCTGTCGGGGTGAATCTGGGCGCCATCATTGAGCGTATCGAGGCGGTTGCGGCGGGGCGGGGCAGAAAGCTCGAACTCCAGCTGGACGGCCAGGTTGTCACTCGCGGCCATGAAGAGCGACTCGAGCGCGTGATCGGCCATGTGGTGCAAAACGCCTTGGATGCCACGGACGCAAACGGCCGGGTCTGGCTGACGCTGGAGCGTGTGAGCGGTCAGGCAAAGGTGGTGGTGAAGGATACGGGAGCGGGCATGTCGCAGGATTTCGTTCGCGAGCGGTTGTTCAAGCCATTTCAGACCACCAAGCAATCTGGCATGGGGATAGGCGCGTATGAAAGTTTTCAGTATGTGCAGGAATTGGGGGGGCGCATCGAGGTTGGCAGCGAACTGGGGCGTGGCACCACCATCACCATACTGTTACCCCTGTTTGAAACCCGGAACGAGTCGGGCCTTCATTTGCTGGAAACTTCATGA
- the prsR gene encoding PEP-CTERM-box response regulator transcription factor, giving the protein MTSEKTRSLLIVEDDLSLQKQIKWSLDRFESVTAHDRESALQQLRKSAPAVLTMDLGLPPDADSVSEGFRLLEQVMAFDPDIKVIVLTGQNDQANALRAVAMGAYDFLAKPFEPELLNLTVERAFKLFELQSENRRLQGMYQPDALSGLMTRDPEVLRICRTIEKVASSNATVMLLGESGTGKELLARGLHQSSPRRAEKFVAINCAAIPENLLESELFGYEKGAFTGASKTTLGKIEMAHGGTLMLDEIGDLPFSLQAKLLRFLQERTIERVGGRQEIPVDVRIVCATHQDLNALAKESRFREDLYYRLAEIVVKIPPLRARVGDAALLAHAFVRRFAQEQKRSAMTLREDAVRAIEQYSWPGNIRELENCIKRAVIMAEGSQISSEDIGLADSVADEIDTSLDLRNIRDNADKQAIIAALGRVNGNMAKAAELLGVTRPTLYDLMYRLGLK; this is encoded by the coding sequence ATGACCTCGGAAAAAACACGTTCGTTGCTGATTGTGGAGGACGACCTGTCACTGCAGAAGCAGATCAAATGGTCGCTGGACCGCTTTGAGTCGGTGACGGCCCATGACCGGGAAAGCGCGCTGCAGCAACTGCGCAAAAGTGCGCCCGCGGTGCTGACGATGGACCTGGGCCTGCCGCCGGATGCAGACTCGGTCTCCGAGGGGTTCAGGCTACTGGAGCAGGTCATGGCTTTTGACCCGGACATCAAGGTGATTGTCCTGACCGGGCAAAACGACCAGGCGAATGCCTTGCGTGCCGTGGCCATGGGTGCTTACGATTTCCTGGCGAAGCCGTTCGAGCCCGAGTTGCTCAACCTGACGGTGGAGCGGGCCTTCAAATTGTTTGAGCTGCAAAGCGAAAATCGGCGCCTGCAGGGCATGTACCAGCCCGACGCCCTGTCGGGCCTGATGACGCGCGACCCGGAGGTGCTGCGCATCTGCCGCACCATCGAAAAAGTGGCGAGCAGCAACGCCACCGTCATGCTGCTCGGTGAAAGTGGCACCGGCAAGGAATTGCTGGCGCGCGGGCTGCACCAGTCGTCGCCACGGCGCGCGGAAAAATTTGTGGCCATCAACTGCGCTGCCATACCGGAAAACCTGCTGGAAAGCGAGTTGTTCGGGTATGAGAAGGGCGCGTTTACCGGTGCATCAAAAACGACGCTGGGTAAAATTGAAATGGCCCATGGCGGCACGCTGATGCTGGACGAAATCGGCGATCTGCCGTTTTCGTTGCAGGCCAAGCTGCTGCGGTTTTTGCAGGAAAGAACCATAGAACGCGTGGGCGGCCGGCAGGAAATACCGGTGGATGTGCGGATCGTTTGCGCCACCCACCAGGATTTGAATGCGCTCGCCAAGGAGAGCCGATTCCGCGAGGACCTGTATTACCGGCTGGCCGAGATCGTGGTCAAAATCCCGCCGCTGCGTGCCCGCGTGGGGGACGCGGCACTGCTGGCGCATGCTTTCGTGCGACGCTTTGCACAGGAGCAAAAGCGCTCCGCCATGACGCTTCGTGAAGACGCCGTCAGGGCGATTGAGCAATATTCGTGGCCCGGCAACATCCGCGAACTTGAAAATTGCATCAAGCGTGCCGTCATCATGGCAGAAGGCAGTCAGATCTCCAGTGAAGATATCGGCCTGGCAGACTCCGTAGCCGATGAAATCGACACATCACTGGATCTGCGCAATATTCGTGACAATGCAGACAAGCAGGCGATCATTGCAGCTTTGGGCCGCGTCAATGGCAACATGGCCAAGGCGGCTGAATTGCTGGGAGTGACGCGGCCTACACTTTACGACTTGATGTACCGGCTGGGTTTGAAGTAG
- the prsT gene encoding XrtA/PEP-CTERM system TPR-repeat protein PrsT, producing the protein MTVPALLVALALAGCGQKPEAMIVSAKEYLAKNDRKAAVIQIKNALQSDPNLPEARFLLGTTLLESGDPVGAETELRKALDLKYPQTAVIPPLAQSMLAQGQAKKITDEFSGTVLGAPQAKASLQMTLASAYAMQDKPDLAQAALHAALAAAPGYAPALVAEAGEKARRGDFDGALAMVDDVLAKSPRSFEAWKLKGDILLYAKKQDDEAVAAYRKSLEIKPDFLAGHAALVTTLLQQGKMAEADKQIEALKKLAPNQPQTKYLEAQLAFQKKDFKSARNLTQQVLAAAPANIQVLQLAGAVELQLNALPAAQDYLSRALQAAPNLALARRLLVVTYLRSGQPAKAMTTLLPALKPDTTDPELLSVAGDVYLQNGDLKQAQDYFEKAVQQAPKDGRKRTAVALTHLMQGSTDTAFAELQNIAVSDPGTTADLALISAHLRRQEYDKALKAIDGLEKKQPDKPLAAFLQGRTLQAMRDTAGARKSFERALTIDPNYFPAVASLAGLDVADKKPDDAKKRFEAVLQKNPKSGQAWVALAELAGASGAKPDEVAKLLGNAVTADPTQATPRLLLIDFYLRNKDVKQASSVAQNAVAALPDSPEILDALGRTQQASGELNQAVTTYNKLADMQPLSPQPFMRLAGVHMAEKNKDAAAQSLQKALEIKPDFLEAQRVLIVLDLDGKRTQAALDVARTVQKQRPREAVGYVLEGDIDASQKNWDGAATAYRAGLKQVNSPELAVKLHSVLLASGKGAEADRLSSTWQKDNPRDVAFLFYLGDRAIALKDYAGASQHFAAIVKLQPNNAGAYNNLAWVSAKLNKDDAIGYAEKANVLAPNQPAFMDTLAMLLADKGNYAKALELQNKALALQPGNTAFKLNLAKINIKAGNKDLARKELEELGKLGDTFTAQAEVAMLLKGL; encoded by the coding sequence ATGACAGTGCCGGCACTGCTGGTTGCGCTGGCGCTTGCTGGCTGCGGTCAAAAGCCTGAAGCGATGATCGTGTCTGCCAAAGAGTATTTGGCAAAGAACGATCGCAAGGCGGCGGTTATCCAGATCAAAAATGCGCTGCAGAGTGATCCGAACTTGCCGGAGGCGCGTTTTTTGCTGGGCACCACGCTGCTCGAGAGTGGCGATCCTGTGGGTGCGGAAACCGAATTGCGCAAGGCGCTGGACTTGAAATATCCGCAAACAGCGGTGATTCCGCCATTGGCACAGTCCATGCTCGCTCAGGGGCAGGCCAAAAAAATAACCGATGAGTTCTCCGGTACGGTACTGGGTGCGCCGCAGGCCAAGGCAAGCCTGCAGATGACGCTGGCTTCCGCCTATGCCATGCAGGACAAACCCGACCTCGCACAAGCGGCTCTACATGCCGCGCTGGCGGCTGCGCCCGGCTACGCGCCGGCGCTTGTCGCCGAGGCAGGGGAAAAGGCGCGCCGGGGCGATTTCGATGGGGCACTGGCCATGGTGGACGATGTGCTTGCCAAATCGCCCAGGAGTTTCGAGGCATGGAAGCTCAAGGGCGATATTTTGTTGTATGCCAAAAAGCAGGATGACGAGGCTGTGGCGGCTTACCGGAAATCCCTGGAAATCAAGCCGGATTTTCTGGCCGGCCATGCGGCCCTGGTCACGACCTTGTTGCAGCAAGGCAAGATGGCGGAAGCAGACAAGCAGATCGAGGCATTGAAAAAGTTGGCGCCGAATCAGCCACAGACCAAATACCTGGAGGCTCAACTGGCCTTTCAGAAAAAAGATTTCAAATCGGCGCGGAACTTGACGCAGCAGGTGTTGGCGGCCGCGCCCGCGAATATCCAGGTCTTGCAATTGGCCGGTGCCGTGGAGCTTCAACTGAATGCATTGCCTGCAGCGCAGGACTATTTGAGCCGCGCCCTGCAGGCTGCGCCTAACCTGGCCCTGGCTCGTCGCCTGCTGGTGGTGACCTATCTGCGCTCCGGGCAGCCGGCCAAGGCGATGACGACTTTGCTTCCCGCGTTGAAGCCGGACACCACCGATCCCGAACTGCTTTCGGTGGCCGGCGACGTCTATCTGCAAAATGGCGATCTTAAACAGGCGCAGGACTACTTCGAGAAAGCGGTACAGCAAGCACCCAAGGATGGCAGGAAGCGGACCGCCGTGGCGCTGACCCATTTGATGCAAGGCTCCACAGACACTGCATTTGCGGAATTGCAAAATATTGCCGTCTCCGACCCGGGTACCACGGCGGACCTGGCCTTGATCAGCGCACACCTGCGGCGCCAAGAGTATGACAAGGCATTGAAGGCCATCGACGGTCTTGAGAAAAAGCAGCCTGACAAACCCCTGGCCGCATTCCTGCAGGGCAGAACGCTGCAGGCCATGCGAGACACCGCGGGTGCACGAAAAAGCTTTGAACGGGCCTTGACGATAGACCCGAACTACTTTCCGGCAGTCGCCAGTCTGGCCGGTCTGGACGTTGCCGACAAAAAACCTGACGACGCCAAAAAGCGGTTCGAGGCGGTTTTGCAGAAGAACCCCAAGAGTGGCCAGGCTTGGGTCGCGTTGGCCGAACTGGCGGGAGCGTCGGGAGCCAAACCGGATGAAGTCGCCAAGCTTTTGGGTAATGCAGTGACGGCCGACCCTACCCAGGCAACGCCACGTCTGCTGCTGATTGACTTCTATCTGCGCAATAAAGACGTCAAACAGGCTTCATCGGTAGCCCAAAATGCCGTTGCCGCATTGCCGGACAGTCCTGAGATACTCGATGCGCTGGGCCGCACGCAGCAGGCGTCGGGTGAACTCAATCAGGCCGTAACCACCTACAACAAACTGGCCGACATGCAGCCGCTGTCGCCGCAGCCGTTCATGCGCCTGGCGGGCGTGCACATGGCAGAGAAGAACAAGGATGCTGCAGCACAGAGCCTGCAAAAAGCGCTGGAGATCAAGCCGGATTTTCTTGAGGCGCAACGCGTGCTGATCGTGCTTGATCTGGATGGAAAGAGGACACAAGCTGCGCTGGACGTGGCGCGTACCGTGCAAAAGCAACGGCCCCGAGAAGCCGTTGGTTATGTGCTGGAAGGCGACATTGATGCCTCGCAGAAAAACTGGGATGGCGCTGCGACGGCTTACCGCGCCGGGTTGAAGCAGGTGAATTCGCCCGAATTGGCCGTCAAGCTGCATTCCGTTTTGCTGGCATCCGGAAAAGGCGCAGAAGCAGACAGGCTTTCATCCACCTGGCAGAAGGACAACCCCAGGGACGTTGCTTTCCTGTTTTATCTGGGTGACCGGGCCATTGCGCTCAAGGACTACGCAGGCGCCAGCCAGCACTTTGCGGCCATCGTCAAATTGCAGCCGAACAATGCCGGCGCCTATAACAATCTGGCATGGGTGAGCGCCAAGCTTAACAAGGACGATGCCATCGGCTACGCCGAGAAGGCAAACGTGCTGGCGCCCAATCAGCCGGCCTTCATGGACACCCTGGCCATGTTGCTGGCGGACAAGGGCAACTATGCAAAGGCGCTGGAGCTTCAAAACAAGGCGCTGGCCCTACAGCCGGGAAATACCGCGTTCAAACTGAATCTGGCGAAAATCAATATCAAGGCGGGCAACAAGGATCTGGCCAGGAAGGAACTGGAGGAGTTGGGCAAGCTGGGCGATACGTTCACGGCGCAGGCGGAAGTGGCAATGCTGCTGAAAGGCTTGTAA
- a CDS encoding HPr-rel-A system PqqD family peptide chaperone — MSIVWHLNELASLHWRCWGDEWVVFDAGSGQTHQMDTLTAATLLAVEACAGCIDQLVSRIASELTVTNDHELSNAVRGVLERLATTGLIESTLQ; from the coding sequence TTGTCTATAGTCTGGCATCTCAACGAACTTGCATCACTTCACTGGAGATGCTGGGGTGATGAGTGGGTGGTGTTCGACGCTGGCTCCGGGCAGACCCATCAGATGGACACACTCACTGCCGCGACGCTCCTGGCCGTCGAGGCTTGTGCAGGCTGCATTGACCAGTTGGTATCGCGAATCGCCAGCGAGTTGACGGTTACCAACGATCATGAACTGTCAAATGCGGTGCGCGGCGTTTTGGAGCGGCTGGCTACGACGGGTTTGATCGAGTCAACACTGCAATGA
- a CDS encoding HprK-related kinase A has protein sequence MTLSDLSPVEVSRRLGGGGLTIRTGPFNFRIVSGIQSVAEGLAALYSDYPLADDHEFVDFTVTLARSRGLRRWWRPQVKFTYDGQSPFAPLPVDHAFPLLEWAMNWCISTQAHQYLCLHAAVIEKKGLAAIMPAPPGSGKSTLCAGLVSRGWRLLSDELTLISLTDGLIVPLGRPISLKNESLDVIRQFVPGAVLNRVTHDTSKGSVSHMKVPVSHVNRLNDQARAGWVIFPKYVPDAGAELTARSKANSMLELGRNAFNYTVLGLAGFEMLADVVSASDCYDFTYSRLDDAVSVFDKLAEGRSA, from the coding sequence ATGACCTTGTCGGACCTAAGCCCAGTCGAAGTTAGTCGTCGACTTGGCGGCGGGGGGCTCACCATTCGAACGGGCCCCTTCAATTTCAGGATCGTCTCAGGAATTCAGTCTGTGGCTGAAGGTTTGGCTGCGCTTTATTCAGATTACCCTCTGGCTGACGATCATGAGTTTGTTGACTTCACGGTGACCCTGGCTCGCAGCCGCGGCTTGCGGCGCTGGTGGCGGCCGCAGGTGAAATTTACCTATGATGGCCAGTCTCCATTTGCTCCCCTGCCCGTTGACCATGCTTTTCCCCTGCTTGAATGGGCAATGAACTGGTGCATATCCACGCAAGCGCACCAGTATCTTTGTCTGCATGCCGCGGTGATCGAAAAAAAGGGCTTGGCCGCCATCATGCCGGCGCCCCCAGGCTCGGGAAAAAGTACGCTTTGCGCAGGCCTCGTTAGCCGGGGCTGGCGGCTGCTGTCGGATGAGCTGACCCTGATTTCGCTGACGGATGGTTTGATAGTGCCGCTGGGCCGACCCATCAGCCTGAAAAACGAATCCTTGGACGTCATCAGGCAGTTTGTGCCGGGCGCCGTCCTGAACCGGGTAACGCATGACACTTCCAAGGGATCGGTCAGCCATATGAAGGTTCCCGTTTCCCATGTCAATCGGTTGAATGATCAGGCTCGGGCGGGCTGGGTCATATTTCCGAAGTATGTTCCTGATGCGGGAGCTGAACTGACTGCACGCTCAAAAGCCAATAGCATGCTGGAGTTGGGGCGCAATGCGTTCAACTACACAGTGCTTGGACTGGCTGGCTTTGAAATGCTCGCCGATGTTGTCTCGGCAAGCGATTGCTACGACTTCACATACAGCCGGCTTGACGATGCCGTGTCGGTGTTTGACAAGCTTGCAGAGGGAAGATCGGCATGA
- a CDS encoding nucleotidyltransferase family protein, giving the protein MRSLLAQVWAQPNEQPAWTLSKWETVLGQARQARLLGRLARHYADHHWLVTVPKQPRQYLEGALRLIERQHHEVQWETLCIRRALMGVDTPVVMLKGAAYFVAGLPPRHGRLFSDIDIMVKKECLPEVEGALFRHGWISEERDAYNQRYYREWMHEIPPMTHVQRGTVIDVHHTITPPTSRFKVDGARLLECAVAIDGWEGVYVLAPVDMVLHSAVHLFQEGEFSHGLRDLLDINDLLLHFGTDAGFWGALFARARDLGLGEPLFHALHHTQRLFGTRAPQESAQALQDIRPNWITRQLMSALLNRALQPLHPSCDEPGSNLARWLLYIRSHYLRMPWYLIVPHLTRKAYMRYFPKNGKAAMNADQVVR; this is encoded by the coding sequence ATGAGGAGTCTGCTTGCGCAAGTGTGGGCGCAACCAAACGAGCAACCCGCATGGACTCTGTCAAAGTGGGAAACTGTTCTGGGCCAGGCGAGACAGGCCCGTTTGCTGGGTCGCCTCGCACGGCACTATGCGGATCATCACTGGCTGGTGACAGTCCCAAAGCAGCCGCGCCAGTACCTTGAAGGCGCGCTGAGACTGATCGAGCGCCAGCACCATGAAGTGCAATGGGAGACGCTCTGCATTCGTCGCGCGCTGATGGGCGTCGATACACCCGTCGTCATGCTGAAGGGCGCGGCGTACTTCGTCGCAGGGCTACCGCCCCGGCATGGTCGATTGTTTTCGGACATCGACATCATGGTCAAGAAGGAGTGTTTGCCAGAAGTAGAGGGTGCACTTTTTCGACACGGCTGGATCAGCGAAGAGCGGGATGCCTACAACCAGCGTTATTACCGCGAGTGGATGCATGAGATACCGCCCATGACGCATGTGCAGCGCGGCACGGTGATCGATGTCCACCACACCATCACGCCGCCAACCTCGCGCTTCAAGGTCGACGGCGCCCGGTTGCTGGAGTGCGCGGTGGCGATTGACGGCTGGGAGGGGGTGTACGTCCTGGCACCCGTGGACATGGTGCTTCACAGTGCCGTTCATTTGTTCCAGGAAGGTGAATTCAGTCATGGTCTGCGCGATTTGCTCGATATCAACGATTTACTGCTGCATTTCGGCACGGACGCGGGGTTCTGGGGCGCGCTGTTTGCCAGAGCCCGGGATCTGGGACTGGGCGAGCCGCTGTTTCACGCCTTGCACCATACCCAGCGCCTCTTTGGCACCCGTGCACCGCAGGAGTCGGCCCAGGCGCTGCAGGACATCCGGCCGAACTGGATCACCCGCCAGCTGATGTCTGCACTGCTCAACCGAGCTTTGCAGCCGCTGCACCCGAGCTGTGACGAGCCTGGGAGCAACCTTGCGCGCTGGCTGTTGTATATCCGTTCCCACTATCTGCGAATGCCCTGGTATCTGATCGTTCCGCACCTGACCCGCAAGGCTTACATGCGCTACTTCCCGAAGAATGGCAAGGCCGCGATGAATGCGGATCAGGTTGTCCGCTGA
- a CDS encoding S1C family serine protease codes for MKCRVFFLFLAGLLLTGLSRADMISTIARVKPSVVIVGTYKATNNPRFTLRGTGFVAAAGDAGSSNLVITNAHVLQPPEEKDFDAALVVQVRVDQNQWQMRPAKVLEIDAVHDLAMLRIEGPAVPALRMGDSTAVQEGKAVAFMGFPIGGALGFSPVTHRGMVSSIVAAAMPTPSARQLNEKTIRSLRSGGDFDIFQLDGTAYPGNSGGPLFDPDTGDVLGIVNMVFIKGTRESALTHPSGISYAIPSRFIQQLLQRGKSD; via the coding sequence ATGAAGTGCAGAGTGTTTTTTCTTTTTCTTGCCGGCCTCCTGCTGACCGGGCTCTCGCGGGCCGACATGATCAGCACCATTGCCAGGGTAAAACCGTCCGTGGTGATCGTGGGAACCTATAAGGCTACGAATAATCCGCGATTCACGCTCCGAGGTACCGGTTTCGTGGCGGCCGCCGGGGATGCGGGCAGCAGCAATCTGGTGATCACCAACGCCCATGTCCTCCAACCTCCGGAGGAAAAAGATTTCGACGCGGCCTTGGTGGTCCAGGTCAGGGTAGACCAAAACCAATGGCAGATGAGGCCCGCAAAGGTGCTCGAAATTGATGCGGTTCATGACTTGGCCATGCTGCGTATTGAAGGGCCGGCGGTGCCGGCGCTGCGTATGGGAGACTCAACAGCTGTTCAGGAAGGAAAAGCCGTCGCGTTCATGGGTTTCCCCATCGGGGGGGCGCTGGGTTTTTCACCAGTCACGCACCGCGGCATGGTGTCGTCCATTGTCGCGGCGGCCATGCCGACGCCTTCGGCTCGGCAACTCAATGAAAAAACAATCCGCAGCCTGCGCTCTGGCGGCGATTTTGATATTTTTCAGCTCGATGGCACGGCATACCCCGGTAACAGCGGCGGCCCCTTGTTCGATCCAGACACGGGCGACGTGCTGGGTATCGTGAACATGGTGTTCATCAAAGGAACCCGGGAATCCGCACTGACTCATCCATCGGGAATCAGCTACGCCATCCCTTCCAGGTTTATTCAGCAGTTGTTGCAACGGGGCAAGTCCGATTGA